Sequence from the Xiphophorus maculatus strain JP 163 A chromosome 16, X_maculatus-5.0-male, whole genome shotgun sequence genome:
TGCTAGTAGttaaaagccacttttttaaagagacaactcagagaacacagaaacatatttttaaaataatgattcaTTTAGAATTAGGCCaaatgtgttgtatttttgtgttaaagcAACGAAGGTTATAAAGTCACTGCACACATAGTTCACATTAACAATTTGAATAAATTGATATTTAGCTTATTTCTTCAAGTAATTCTTAAAAAACACCTTGTCATCACAGGTGGCATCAtgttaaacagagaaacaccACGGTTCACCATTTCCACGAATTAATAAAGGAGGGAACGAAATTTGATCGTTCACCCTATTGTGTTACATCCTGCTGTGTCTTACAGAAGCGACACCACTATTTTGCTTGTCTCATCCTAGATTGCTGATTGGCGGACACCTGCAGAGTGACTTTGACATCTGTCACGAGATCTGTTTAAATACGGAGGAGCGTCGCCTCCATCACAGAACGGAGACCAAAGCCTCGAAGAGTTCTTGCTTCAACAGTGTTTGAACGGAACTTCATTTTTTCCTACCCAGCAGAATCCAGAGCTATCTCAACTCTGCTTCTACTTGAACACTACTAAAGTAGTCGacgtaaaactttattttttcctcggttttttttgttaaaacagaagaaaacaccaACCAAGATGCAATCCCAGGTGCGTCAGAACTACCACCGCGACTGCGAGGCCGCCATTAACAGGATGGTCAACATGGAGATGTTTGCCTCCTACACCTACACCTCTATGGTAAGATACTATTTGCACTACCTCTGCTTCATTAGTCTGCCTTCAGCTATTTAGCAGCCTCACCTATTATACACTTCGTCAAATTAAATGCTACTGACTACTagctttcagaaatgaaaataagggTTGGTGTGTCTACAAAAGTGGCCACGATAAAATGGCTGACaataatatttcctgtgttttattttggccatTATTGTTACACTTAGTGTTTATGTGTGTATGATAGACAGGTGTGTCTACGGGACATTTATAGAAACACGGAACGGTTCCGTATCTTACGGTGGTAACTCAGCTGAGGCTGCAGTTGTTCTTGCCAGACTCCGTCATTACTCAACGCGGCTTGGCCAAAGCTGCTGCTTCGCCAGATAATAATGGTACGCGAGGTGTTTCAATAACTGTACTACTTGTTTGTTCAACAGGCTCATTACTTCTGCCGCGACGACGTGGCTCTGCCGGGCTTCTCTCACTTGTTCAAGGAGAACAgcgaggaggagagggagcaCGCCGAGAAGCTGCTGTCCTTTCAGAATAAGAGAGGAGGCCGAATCGTCCTCCAGGACGTCAGGGTAAGcacagctaatgctaacaaaAGACACGTAGCAGCCattttgatgtttgaattacaacttaaattaaatttactgCTACATACTGcaaaagaggttctgcagcatccggtgcaggtccaccagttTCCGAAACAGCTtcttcccacttgccatcagactgctgaactcttaactggactgcactcaaaatctggtctccacttcataccttgcacatgtacagagctaaataacttctattttactgtcagtcctgcactttataatttatattcatattttatactgtattttattctgtAGTAACCtcaacattgtcctgagccatatgcaacgaaatttcgttctgtatacaccctgtgcatgcaaattgacaataaagtcagtctaagtctaaaaaaaaagagctttaaCTGTTTACCATTTTACAGAAACCAGAGAAGGATGAGTGGGGCAGTGGGCTGGAAGCCATGAAGTGTGCTCTGGAGCTGGAGAAAAATGTCAACCAGGCTCTGCTGGATCTGCACAAGCTGGCGACTGATCATGTTGATCCCCATGTAagttaaaagttatattttcgCTTCATTCACACTTGATGGTTTTGAAACTAACCAACAATTTTGTTTCAGCTGTGCGATTTCCTGGAGTCCCACTACCTGAACGAGCAGGTGGAGTCCATCAAGAAGTTCGGTGACTACATCACCAACCTGACCCGCATGGATGCCCACAACAACAAGATGGCGGAGTACCTGTTTGACAAGCACACCCTGGGAGGCCAAAGCTAAATGACCAGAAGAGAAGATGGAGTAGAAGTGTGTGTAACAAAGGCTTCAGGCTAAATTTGTCTACTCCAGAGTTTATTAAGCATTTCATTGACCTAATCAGTTTCTGAAGTTGTAGAGTTGAGTGTATTAAGTAGTTGGTCTAAGTGTAACTTCTGAATAAACATCTTGAGCTGGAGTTCTGTGGTCTGACTTGTTTATAATTTGAGGTCATTGTGCCTCCAAAACGGATAAATTCCTGGTTAAAGGTGAAGCAGTAAAATGTCAAACCAGGTTTTGGAACCAACAAGTTTCCTGATTCCAAAAGAACTGCTAACAGAAGATCCCAAAGGGAAACGTAACGGCATCTAACAAAGTTCATGCAGCTTAAAATGCCACCTGGCATTTGGCCTGAAGGATCTGCTTCAATCAGAAGCCTGAGATTTAATACACAAACCTGAGAAGAGTTACTAGACTTTAAAGCAAAACCATCAGGTATTGTGAAGAAACTTGAGAACATATGTTgaattttaacaggttttcaaATTGGAGTTGCAAGACTTTATTCCAAGTAAACTTATAAATGGCAATTTGAAGACAACCACACAAAGATGCTGGTCTTACAATGTGGACCAGGAACTGACCATATGAGGCTGTTCACTAGTAAAACTCCCAGCtgggatctttctgcatggagtttggaTGTTTCATAGCAAATGTGGGAGCACTGGCTTTACTACTACACTAGCAATATATGCATGATGGATTCATTGGTCTCCCTAAATGGATAAAACCTGAATTTACTGGAGTAAATGGTTAAATACAATAATCCATTTTCAAGGCTGTAGTCAAGATTTGTATGAACCTCCTGTCTTATACTTCCATTAAGGCTGGGCAACATTCAGACATTCTAGTGAATACATTGAAGTGGAAATTGCTATTTATTCAATCTTGagtgatttttaacatttttgcatgaaaaacaagttattttctttatgcACTTTGGACTGAGGTGATAAACTATTTCAACTTGGAATGTCAAAAATTGTCAGTAACCTTGATTcttaacattgtttaaaaagcCATCAGTTTTCCCATGTCATCCTCACCACCTATTAATTATGGAGATTGTTAGATTTATAATACAGTAATTCTTAAACACaaagattttaataattaatatcaGAGAATTAGTTACAAAAATTGTTGCATACATTTTGAATGTGAGTGTAAGAATGTGAGCTTTATTTAGGTAAGGATAAAAGGAAATCAGaaacaatggaaataaaatacaatatccCAAACAACACAATCATGccacatttaatatattttctttcatcaaaaccaaaaattacagtaacacaaaaatgtgaaaggaCCCAGGAGCGTTAAGTATGTAAAATATATCTGCTTTACTAACTGTgtacctaaaataaacacaatttgatTAACAATACTAATTTCCTACATGTATTTTATgagtttctgtaaaataaagctTATTTTTCTGTAACATCGTTTCTGAGTTGCTTTGGAGTTTTGTTATTACAGAGCGCCATCTGGTGGATAAGATCTGCACGACATTTTGAAGACAGTTCATTTCATTACAGTTGTGTAACTTAAAGTTAATTCAATTAGATGTTTAATAAGAAGTCAGCTCTAAATACATCTTTCATCAGATGACGTCTAGCCACGtaagtttttttctccatttgacTAAATGGCgatgatatatttttaaaaatgactattttttgtaaaaatacaataaaaaatgatcTTTTATTAATCTTAATTAGTATTTGCAATCAAATCTTTGAAGATCCAAAACTGCAATATATCTTCTAAAAATGTCATGTAATCCTCCCAGAAAATGAGACATTAGCTATGGAGTTCATATAGTTGTTGATCCTATTTTTAGCATGAAGTTGGATAATTCTGCCTCTACATCTTATTTGAGGAGTGAAAACTTTAATTAAGATCTGACCCGTTCCGTCCCATTGGGCGGAGTTCATCTGacagctggatggatggatgataggCAGACAGAATGGTGTAATTTAGCCTAAGATTATATGTTActtttttaaccacaaactttaatctactatattgagattttaaatgagaaatcaATACAAAGttatgcataattgtgaagtataAGGAAAATCACacattgttttctgtcacacatttc
This genomic interval carries:
- the LOC111611571 gene encoding ferritin, middle subunit-like produces the protein MQSQVRQNYHRDCEAAINRMVNMEMFASYTYTSMAHYFCRDDVALPGFSHLFKENSEEEREHAEKLLSFQNKRGGRIVLQDVRKPEKDEWGSGLEAMKCALELEKNVNQALLDLHKLATDHVDPHLCDFLESHYLNEQVESIKKFGDYITNLTRMDAHNNKMAEYLFDKHTLGGQS